A region of Granulicella aggregans DNA encodes the following proteins:
- a CDS encoding serine/threonine-protein kinase — translation MIEIRLERQNWYYDPTKPLGAPGGFGAVFEGQSPDGTAVAIKKLHLGSEESAHREFRVASQLVSHPKPHLIPTFDSGEDANTGSYFIVMARASKSLESDLDQSKKYSLVETVDILMQVTEGIRELDGLIHRDLKPANVLFHDGTWKLADFGIARFVEESTSLNTLKGCLSPQYAAPEQWLLESAKAATDVYALGCIGYKLLSGRLPFEGPKMDDYRDQHLHRSPSSLPEDIPPTLRTLIAMLLRKSPEARPQIQRIRDILGNVELLVPRHASPIAEAAVRLEHVRSREESAAAEQKSIVIARERLALSGHNLLDEMFTRLRQTILSEAPSCREEETYLKFGTARFSLPKATAFNYLQVIPPLSFEHSQIDVVLAKTIQVEQFHPEYFWSSSLLYCRLPKENDYRWYEVSFMSLGSGGEIPPFSLIDVRAPGHPRFSHLDLALSATMHVYQAAFGPVSVDDENEGDFIERWMSIFAAAAEGKLKYPSSLPFSPTYWRQIFS, via the coding sequence ATGATTGAGATTCGTCTAGAAAGACAAAATTGGTACTACGACCCTACAAAGCCCCTTGGAGCGCCCGGAGGATTCGGTGCAGTTTTTGAAGGTCAGTCTCCCGACGGAACCGCGGTTGCCATTAAAAAACTTCATCTTGGCTCTGAGGAGTCTGCTCATCGAGAATTTCGAGTTGCGTCTCAGTTAGTGAGTCATCCTAAGCCTCACCTAATTCCGACATTCGATTCTGGCGAAGATGCGAATACAGGAAGCTACTTTATCGTGATGGCTCGTGCCTCTAAAAGTCTTGAATCAGACTTGGATCAAAGTAAAAAATACTCGCTGGTTGAGACAGTTGACATTCTTATGCAGGTAACTGAAGGCATCAGGGAGTTGGACGGTCTAATTCATAGAGACCTTAAGCCGGCAAACGTTTTATTTCACGACGGAACGTGGAAACTTGCAGATTTTGGAATTGCTCGGTTTGTTGAAGAGTCTACCAGCTTGAATACCCTGAAAGGTTGCCTATCACCGCAATATGCTGCTCCTGAGCAATGGCTTCTTGAAAGTGCCAAGGCTGCGACCGATGTTTATGCCCTTGGCTGTATTGGTTACAAGCTCTTATCCGGTCGACTGCCTTTCGAAGGGCCAAAGATGGATGACTATCGAGACCAGCATTTGCATCGATCTCCTTCTTCGCTGCCGGAAGACATTCCTCCGACGCTACGCACTTTAATTGCGATGCTACTGCGCAAGTCTCCCGAGGCCCGGCCACAAATTCAAAGGATTAGAGACATACTTGGCAACGTTGAACTTTTGGTGCCACGACACGCCAGTCCAATCGCCGAAGCCGCCGTGCGACTAGAACATGTTCGGTCGCGAGAAGAATCAGCTGCTGCCGAACAGAAATCGATTGTGATCGCACGTGAACGTTTAGCTCTCAGCGGTCATAATCTGCTCGACGAAATGTTCACGCGTCTTCGACAGACAATCCTAAGTGAAGCTCCATCCTGTCGGGAGGAGGAGACATACCTAAAGTTCGGGACAGCGCGGTTCTCCTTACCTAAAGCAACCGCATTCAATTATCTCCAAGTGATCCCGCCTTTGAGCTTTGAGCACTCTCAGATTGACGTTGTGCTCGCCAAGACTATACAGGTAGAGCAATTCCATCCGGAATACTTCTGGAGTTCGTCGCTTTTATACTGTCGTTTGCCAAAAGAAAACGACTACCGCTGGTATGAGGTGTCGTTTATGTCGCTAGGTTCAGGCGGCGAGATACCTCCTTTTAGCCTTATAGATGTTCGGGCTCCAGGCCACCCTCGTTTCAGTCATCTCGATTTAGCTCTGTCAGCAACTATGCACGTATATCAAGCGGCCTTCGGTCCCGTTTCGGTTGACGACGAGAACGAAGGTGATTTTATAGAACGCTGGATGTCAATTTTTGCGGCTGCGGCTGAAGGAAAACTGAAATACCCATCTTCGTTACCTTTCTCTCCGACATATTGGCGGCAAATTTTTAGTTGA
- a CDS encoding addiction module antidote protein, with product MPLSKASVAAALTEILEAGDRALLASALAEIARARGMTEIAKSAGITREALYKALRPGSAPRFDTVSRVCAALRVKLV from the coding sequence GTGCCCTTAAGCAAGGCGTCGGTTGCTGCTGCTTTGACGGAGATTCTTGAGGCGGGGGATCGGGCTTTGCTGGCCTCGGCGCTGGCGGAGATTGCGCGGGCTCGGGGGATGACCGAGATTGCGAAGTCGGCGGGGATTACGCGGGAGGCGCTGTATAAGGCGCTGCGGCCAGGGAGCGCTCCGCGGTTCGATACGGTGAGCCGGGTGTGTGCGGCGCTCAGGGTGAAGCTGGTGTAA
- a CDS encoding carboxypeptidase-like regulatory domain-containing protein has translation MTAVLVRWCLFFGMMYPLLATGQEFFRVEGEVVDSAGKPVVRATVELSPQLGRKREVLTNSVGRFEFGKLMPGSYVLVFNAPGFQTVSTTIKLDNSTSTLQIDMVPTLSHKESVAVTADINQLDVLSPDPAEKVFVKQDLIDANPGRPGAPVSIPGYPIETASSGIKAPQYFAPGVAGDHGEPIAQFVAVGGYLVPNNLSANAHGNGYSDPNILIPSVIESVQVDGGAFNVRQGNHALNVAATYGLRSRVDPFVSLTGDYRDIDLVAGVSPAEKSFVAIEASLGNGFLQRLEHRQQYKLNSQRVFDLGRHELTLLGIAYWGRSYVPGLVPIFPDDDGDAGVVNYGDTIDPRQRDQTHTALAAVNDIWRLNSRQELQVSGFFRTYNLALFSNFGDGLIRQSEFRTVAAQSTSYVNKFSDALSVLAGLDWEREAPRRDNLDHYDNYTGQFVYGPFTKVDSSDVTISSVTTYGALSGALGQHFRYYGGWRRDQIDITNVDRIDAEHSFQKWVGVNSPKATVSFVPGEMKFLPLVSASFGEAFFTEDPRIALGSANGTLVARSHNYQLVVSKTAAATDFKLTLGHVTTSSELAKIDPDTGLQEDQGPGRLEFLTAAVRQSFTGGSVLVTFSKADARDVDSGQPVPEAPRTIFDVLANVQRLPFGMQARGEFEFVGKKPLGTGCLPDVNAQCLGTAVKEFRGAVVRPFLDERLNVGVNFLLAGGYTGQTLESFGGSEISEVVGVRIPSYASVNLTWKFGGRAAAK, from the coding sequence ATGACCGCTGTTCTCGTCCGTTGGTGCTTATTCTTCGGCATGATGTACCCGTTGCTCGCGACGGGGCAGGAATTCTTCCGCGTGGAGGGCGAGGTCGTTGACTCGGCGGGGAAACCGGTTGTTCGCGCGACGGTTGAGCTTTCGCCGCAGCTTGGACGTAAGCGCGAGGTGTTGACCAATTCCGTTGGGAGGTTTGAGTTTGGGAAATTGATGCCGGGAAGTTACGTTTTGGTTTTCAATGCACCAGGGTTCCAGACTGTATCAACGACAATCAAGCTGGACAACTCGACGAGTACGTTGCAGATAGACATGGTTCCGACGCTGAGCCACAAGGAGTCGGTGGCGGTGACCGCGGACATCAATCAACTGGATGTGCTCTCGCCCGATCCGGCGGAGAAGGTCTTCGTGAAGCAGGACTTGATCGATGCAAATCCTGGGAGGCCGGGAGCGCCGGTGTCGATTCCTGGATATCCGATCGAGACAGCATCGAGCGGCATCAAGGCTCCGCAATACTTTGCCCCGGGAGTGGCGGGAGATCATGGCGAGCCGATCGCTCAGTTCGTTGCCGTAGGCGGTTACCTGGTGCCGAACAATCTCTCCGCAAACGCGCACGGCAATGGCTACTCCGATCCGAATATCCTCATCCCGTCGGTGATCGAAAGTGTTCAGGTCGATGGAGGAGCATTCAACGTGCGCCAGGGGAACCATGCGTTGAATGTGGCAGCGACCTATGGGCTGCGGTCGCGGGTCGATCCGTTTGTGTCGCTTACGGGAGACTATCGGGACATCGATCTGGTGGCTGGCGTAAGTCCGGCGGAGAAGTCGTTTGTGGCGATCGAGGCGTCGTTGGGGAACGGTTTTCTGCAGCGGCTGGAGCACAGGCAGCAGTACAAGCTGAACTCGCAGAGGGTCTTCGACCTGGGACGGCATGAGCTGACGTTGCTTGGGATTGCGTACTGGGGCAGGTCCTATGTGCCGGGGCTGGTTCCTATCTTTCCGGATGACGATGGCGACGCAGGCGTGGTGAACTACGGCGACACGATTGACCCGCGGCAGAGAGACCAGACGCATACTGCACTGGCGGCGGTGAATGATATCTGGCGGCTGAACTCCAGGCAGGAGCTACAGGTCTCAGGGTTCTTTAGGACCTATAACCTGGCGCTGTTCTCGAACTTTGGGGATGGACTGATTCGGCAGAGCGAGTTTCGGACTGTGGCCGCGCAGAGTACGAGCTACGTGAATAAGTTCAGCGATGCGCTTTCGGTGCTGGCTGGACTTGATTGGGAGAGGGAAGCTCCGCGTAGGGACAACCTCGATCACTATGACAACTACACGGGGCAGTTTGTGTATGGCCCGTTTACCAAGGTGGACTCGAGCGATGTGACGATCTCCTCGGTGACGACGTATGGAGCACTGTCGGGTGCGCTGGGGCAACACTTCCGATACTACGGCGGGTGGCGACGGGACCAGATCGATATCACGAACGTGGACCGGATCGATGCGGAGCACTCCTTTCAAAAGTGGGTTGGGGTGAACTCGCCGAAGGCCACGGTGTCGTTTGTGCCAGGGGAGATGAAGTTTCTGCCGCTGGTCTCGGCTAGCTTTGGCGAAGCGTTCTTCACGGAGGACCCGAGGATCGCGCTAGGAAGCGCGAACGGCACGCTGGTGGCGCGGTCGCATAACTATCAGCTGGTGGTGAGCAAGACGGCGGCGGCGACGGACTTCAAGCTGACGCTGGGGCATGTGACGACGAGCTCCGAGCTGGCGAAGATCGATCCGGACACGGGACTGCAGGAGGACCAGGGACCGGGGCGGCTGGAGTTTCTGACGGCGGCGGTGCGGCAGAGTTTTACCGGCGGGTCGGTGCTGGTGACGTTCTCGAAGGCGGATGCTCGGGATGTGGACTCGGGGCAGCCGGTGCCCGAGGCTCCGAGGACGATCTTCGATGTGCTGGCGAATGTGCAGCGGCTGCCGTTCGGAATGCAGGCTCGGGGAGAGTTCGAGTTTGTAGGGAAGAAGCCGCTGGGAACGGGGTGTCTGCCGGATGTGAATGCGCAGTGCCTGGGGACGGCGGTGAAGGAGTTTCGCGGGGCGGTGGTGAGGCCGTTTCTCGACGAGCGGCTGAATGTTGGGGTGAATTTTCTGTTGGCCGGCGGGTATACAGGGCAGACGCTGGAGTCGTTTGGGGGGAGCGAGATCTCAGAGGTTGTGGGGGTGCGGATTCCTTCTTACGCGAGCGTGAATCTGACGTGGAAGTTTGGGGGACGGGCGGCGGCGAAGTAG
- the nikR gene encoding nickel-responsive transcriptional regulator NikR produces the protein MSNLSRTGVSLDGDLLKEFDRLITKRGYKNRSEAVRDLIRRALLEEDVDSNKSVVGTLTLVYDHHIPNLSEKLTDVQHRAGAMILAATHVHLDHHYCLEVIIMKGKSRELQAVADGILALRGVELGKLVLTNSGKDLKSHTH, from the coding sequence ATGTCCAATCTAAGCCGCACCGGCGTCTCGCTCGACGGAGACCTCCTCAAGGAGTTCGATCGCCTTATCACCAAACGCGGTTACAAGAACCGTTCCGAGGCCGTCCGCGACCTCATCCGCCGCGCCCTTCTCGAAGAAGACGTCGATTCGAATAAGTCCGTCGTAGGCACCCTCACCCTGGTCTACGACCACCACATCCCCAATCTCTCCGAGAAGCTCACCGACGTTCAACACCGCGCCGGAGCCATGATCCTCGCCGCGACCCACGTCCACCTCGACCATCACTACTGCCTCGAAGTCATCATCATGAAGGGCAAGAGCAGAGAACTGCAGGCAGTCGCCGACGGCATCCTCGCCCTGCGCGGCGTGGAACTCGGCAAGCTCGTCCTCACCAACTCCGGCAAGGACCTTAAGTCGCACACCCACTAA
- a CDS encoding phosphatase PAP2 family protein codes for MPSPCSTPVPSPCAPAIPAGRILDNFTHRYNTATAQAVQAVPPQPTNGDEALPDKCGTYTKCIKQASPGKVDLTAFAQFRSAINSGDFADFQNLTLGGSRTQNNPMGSYAYSFVGADASQFGLPEVPAPPALASEEYATELIDLYWCSLLRDVAFIDYHDNPIAHAAAKELTNSVEYKGPKHAGKVTPELLFRGNFPGEAIGPYISQFFATPTNLGALPFSQQYVTYKPNVDYMTDQGTWWAVQNGVGTGFTNQKLATPLYLHDGRGLAAYTHVDELYQAYFTAYLVLSSIGAPVNPGSPYVVGGLPSKKQNGFGTFGGPDFAAVLAQVAKLALNTVWYQKWVVHLRHRPESGAGLIHLINRGSTFDAQPLPRVFNSQALHQSSSKYGSDLLSQPFPEGSPAHPAYPTGHGTVGGACITILKFFFDGDYVLYAPQESSSDGTTLGPWDPMDHPDYLRGNLTVNGELHKLAHNVTFGHGLHGGIHWRSDSDWSMTLGEAVAIRFLQDLACTYKEPFSITFTKLDGTPQTITNM; via the coding sequence ATGCCAAGTCCGTGCAGCACGCCCGTACCTTCCCCCTGCGCCCCTGCCATTCCCGCCGGACGCATCCTCGATAACTTCACCCACCGCTACAACACCGCCACCGCACAAGCCGTTCAGGCCGTCCCGCCACAGCCCACGAACGGTGACGAGGCTCTGCCCGACAAGTGCGGCACCTACACCAAGTGCATCAAGCAGGCATCTCCCGGCAAGGTCGATCTCACCGCCTTCGCACAGTTTCGTAGTGCCATCAACTCTGGCGACTTCGCTGACTTCCAGAACCTGACTCTCGGCGGAAGCCGCACCCAGAACAATCCGATGGGCTCCTATGCGTACAGCTTTGTCGGTGCCGACGCCAGCCAGTTTGGCCTGCCTGAAGTGCCTGCCCCGCCCGCTCTCGCCAGCGAAGAGTACGCCACGGAACTCATCGACCTCTACTGGTGCTCGCTGCTTCGCGACGTCGCCTTTATCGACTACCATGACAACCCCATCGCCCACGCCGCCGCCAAGGAACTCACGAACTCTGTCGAGTACAAGGGGCCCAAACACGCTGGTAAAGTCACTCCGGAACTCCTCTTCCGCGGCAACTTCCCCGGAGAAGCGATCGGCCCTTACATCTCGCAGTTCTTTGCCACACCCACCAACCTCGGCGCTCTGCCCTTCAGCCAGCAGTACGTCACCTACAAGCCGAACGTCGACTACATGACCGATCAGGGTACATGGTGGGCGGTGCAGAACGGCGTCGGCACCGGCTTCACCAATCAGAAGCTTGCCACTCCGCTTTACCTTCACGATGGCCGTGGCCTGGCTGCCTATACTCACGTCGACGAACTCTACCAGGCCTACTTCACCGCCTACCTGGTCCTCAGTTCTATCGGCGCACCCGTCAATCCCGGCAGCCCGTATGTTGTTGGAGGCCTGCCCTCAAAGAAGCAGAACGGCTTCGGCACATTCGGCGGGCCGGACTTCGCAGCCGTCCTTGCGCAGGTCGCCAAGCTCGCACTCAACACCGTCTGGTATCAGAAGTGGGTCGTCCATCTTCGCCATCGGCCGGAGTCCGGCGCGGGCCTTATCCATCTCATCAACCGCGGTTCTACCTTCGACGCCCAGCCGCTGCCGCGCGTCTTCAACTCACAAGCCCTGCATCAGAGCAGCAGCAAGTACGGCTCCGATCTCCTCTCGCAGCCCTTCCCGGAGGGCTCTCCCGCGCACCCGGCCTACCCCACAGGCCACGGCACCGTTGGCGGAGCCTGCATCACTATCCTGAAGTTTTTCTTCGATGGCGACTACGTCCTCTACGCTCCACAGGAGTCCAGCTCCGACGGCACCACGCTCGGGCCGTGGGACCCCATGGACCACCCCGACTACCTACGGGGCAACCTCACCGTAAACGGCGAACTGCACAAGCTCGCGCACAACGTTACCTTCGGCCACGGTCTTCACGGCGGCATCCACTGGCGCAGCGACAGTGACTGGTCGATGACTCTAGGCGAAGCTGTCGCCATCCGCTTCCTGCAAGACCTCGCCTGCACCTACAAGGAACCATTCAGCATCACCTTTACCAAGCTGGACGGCACTCCGCAGACCATCACGAATATGTAA
- a CDS encoding helix-turn-helix domain-containing protein, with amino-acid sequence MQPDRVGEPSRCERDDRSTNDRRNHQAGGRVLSYLHQHYQDQNAVERLSRIDALSRSSLHRLFKLHTGATITEYISRLRIGNTCALLINTERSISLIADDVGYRNLAKFNRQFKAFKSTTPRQFRSAFNVKHA; translated from the coding sequence GTGCAGCCCGATCGCGTCGGCGAGCCCTCCCGTTGCGAGCGGGATGATCGCTCCACCAACGATCGCCGCAATCATCAGGCTGGAGGCCGCGTACTTTCCTACCTCCATCAGCACTATCAGGATCAGAACGCCGTCGAGAGGCTAAGCCGCATCGACGCCCTGAGCCGCAGTTCGCTGCATCGACTCTTCAAGCTTCACACCGGCGCGACGATCACCGAGTATATTTCGCGACTGCGTATCGGCAACACGTGCGCCCTGCTCATCAACACCGAACGATCCATCTCCCTCATCGCCGACGATGTCGGCTATCGCAACCTAGCGAAGTTTAACCGCCAATTCAAAGCATTCAAGTCAACAACTCCCCGGCAGTTTCGTTCAGCGTTCAACGTTAAGCACGCATGA
- a CDS encoding beta-galactosidase: MKPSHILTRACTPLLALLLTTAALPAQNAAPAPPLVLGTAWYPEQWPESRWDADLDLMQKAGIHMVRVGEFAWSRMEPSEGDYELDWLDHAVAAAARHNIVTVIGTPSAAPPAWLTQKYPETLRTKEDGRKDEHGNRTQFNWADPKYRQLARAVAEQLAKRFGHNPNVVGWQIDNEYGDNSYDAATKAQFQAWLKARYGTLDNLNTRWTTSYWSETYQNWDQVPIQTGYGNPGLLLSWKRFVSDTWRSYQKNQTEVIRANSANQFITTNMMGLFDGYDHYTVGQDLDIISWDDYVGTGQLDPYKNGIAHDLMRGILRKNFWVMETQPGSVNWSPNNNTLDKGEVRAMAWHDIGHGADAVSYWQWRSALNGQEEYHGTLVGADGTPVPLYTEVAQLGQEFVKAGPVLAGTSVHSDVAILHSYDSRWAINWQRHNKAYDPVAEIYSYYKPLRDLAQSIDIVNPSVSLSQYKLVVAPGLNVLSEEEGKNLIAYVEQGGNLVLGQRSGMKDVDNGLQTNRQPGPLVPLLGGRVEQYYSLIDPVPVSGAWGNSSSKEWAEQLSASSPDTKVLMTYGKSNGWLDGQPAAITRKVGKGSITYIGAWLDEPAMKNAAKWMADMSGVAAKFGPVPAGVDVYPREGDHGKVFILVNFAKSPQKVALPTAMTDVLKGGAIHTVDLPVYGVAVLSEAK; encoded by the coding sequence TTGAAGCCTTCGCACATCCTCACCCGCGCCTGCACACCTCTTCTCGCTCTTCTCCTTACGACCGCTGCGCTTCCCGCACAGAATGCCGCGCCCGCTCCGCCGCTCGTCCTCGGCACCGCCTGGTATCCCGAGCAGTGGCCCGAGTCCCGCTGGGACGCCGACCTCGACCTGATGCAGAAGGCCGGCATCCACATGGTCCGCGTCGGCGAGTTCGCCTGGAGCCGGATGGAACCCTCTGAAGGCGATTACGAGCTCGACTGGCTCGACCATGCCGTCGCGGCCGCCGCGCGCCACAACATCGTCACCGTCATCGGAACCCCCAGCGCAGCGCCGCCCGCATGGCTCACTCAGAAGTATCCCGAGACCTTGCGCACCAAGGAAGACGGCCGCAAGGACGAGCACGGTAACCGCACCCAGTTCAACTGGGCCGACCCCAAGTACCGCCAACTCGCCCGCGCCGTCGCCGAACAGCTCGCCAAGCGCTTCGGCCACAACCCCAACGTCGTCGGTTGGCAGATCGACAACGAGTATGGCGACAACTCCTACGACGCCGCCACTAAAGCCCAGTTCCAGGCATGGCTCAAGGCGCGCTACGGCACGCTCGACAACCTGAACACCCGCTGGACGACCTCCTACTGGAGCGAGACCTACCAGAACTGGGACCAGGTCCCCATCCAGACCGGCTACGGCAACCCCGGCCTGCTGCTGAGCTGGAAACGCTTCGTCTCCGACACCTGGCGCAGCTACCAGAAGAACCAGACCGAGGTCATCCGCGCCAACTCCGCCAACCAGTTCATCACGACCAACATGATGGGCCTCTTCGACGGCTACGACCACTACACGGTCGGCCAGGATTTGGACATCATTTCGTGGGACGACTACGTCGGTACCGGCCAGCTCGACCCCTACAAGAACGGCATCGCCCACGACTTAATGCGAGGAATTTTGCGCAAGAACTTCTGGGTCATGGAGACGCAGCCCGGCTCGGTCAACTGGTCGCCCAACAACAACACCCTCGACAAGGGTGAGGTCCGTGCGATGGCCTGGCACGACATTGGCCACGGTGCAGATGCCGTCAGCTACTGGCAGTGGCGCAGCGCCTTGAACGGCCAAGAGGAGTACCACGGAACCCTCGTTGGAGCTGATGGAACGCCAGTCCCGCTCTACACCGAGGTCGCCCAGCTAGGCCAGGAGTTCGTCAAAGCTGGCCCGGTGCTCGCCGGAACCTCCGTCCACTCCGACGTTGCCATCCTCCACTCCTACGACAGCCGCTGGGCCATCAATTGGCAGCGCCACAACAAGGCGTATGACCCGGTCGCGGAGATCTACAGCTACTACAAGCCGCTGCGCGATCTCGCGCAATCGATAGACATCGTAAACCCATCCGTCTCGCTCTCTCAGTACAAGCTAGTCGTCGCTCCGGGCCTCAACGTGCTGTCTGAGGAAGAGGGCAAGAACCTCATCGCCTACGTCGAACAGGGCGGCAACCTCGTCCTCGGGCAGCGCTCTGGGATGAAAGACGTGGACAACGGCCTCCAGACAAACCGCCAGCCCGGCCCGCTCGTTCCTTTGCTCGGCGGTCGCGTGGAGCAGTACTACTCCCTGATCGATCCAGTCCCGGTCTCCGGCGCATGGGGCAACAGCTCTAGCAAAGAGTGGGCCGAACAACTCAGCGCGTCCTCACCCGACACCAAAGTCCTGATGACCTACGGCAAGTCGAACGGCTGGCTCGATGGCCAGCCCGCAGCCATCACCCGCAAGGTCGGCAAGGGCAGCATCACCTACATCGGCGCCTGGCTCGACGAACCCGCCATGAAGAATGCCGCCAAGTGGATGGCCGACATGAGCGGCGTCGCCGCAAAGTTCGGCCCCGTGCCTGCGGGTGTCGATGTCTACCCGCGCGAGGGAGACCACGGCAAGGTCTTCATCCTGGTCAACTTCGCCAAATCACCACAGAAGGTCGCATTGCCAACGGCGATGACCGACGTACTGAAGGGCGGAGCCATCCACACGGTCGATCTGCCCGTCTATGGCGTAGCCGTGCTGTCGGAGGCAAAGTAA
- a CDS encoding sigma-54-dependent transcriptional regulator produces the protein MLKTKGFGERDESAAGQRDTSHFREATRRDGETIGLPNSEPSPAGLPVGEARSGEALLQSSAEFGDRSGLAMGGERGEPGAAIVSDWAARDRSRLSGDAIGEAGQALTDEQASAFLAGSDHVPGTEVGIHHLLVVDDDDPVRNACCEIARQMGFTVHSAESVPAARAVLKFQPIDLLLLDLKLPGGGGLLLLEEIRAIHPETVVVVMTAFATVSSAVEAMRIGAADYLTKPFALTELRNTLLRAAKRRQYDIESRLLRERLRSQKGDGHIIGNSPEMEKLYRILSKVAFSNHPVLILGESGTGKEMVARTIHFNGPNARKPFVPVDCGSLVPTLIESELFGHVKGAFTGANRSKEGLLASAEGGTVFLDEIGELPLDLQAKLLRALQEKEVRPVGSNHAVPISARVLAATNRDLLAMVEQGQFRKDLYFRLNVVNLKIPPLRQRKEDIPVLAEHFLERKRKETGRSLILSDEALRWMIEFPWPGNVRELEHAIERACALSSGPVLHIGDLPTQLQDFQMHARQSLIEQRERQAQAQTAAAPTLEQSHGGYLGPAANDTSLIRMENGERIVSIAELEKQAILNTIRQLHGDKLMAAKLLQIGKTTLYRKLKEYGIAEGAEGMH, from the coding sequence ATGCTAAAGACGAAGGGATTCGGCGAACGGGATGAATCGGCTGCAGGACAGAGGGACACCTCCCACTTCAGGGAGGCGACACGTAGGGACGGGGAGACGATCGGATTACCGAATTCGGAACCTTCGCCGGCAGGATTACCGGTCGGCGAAGCGCGGTCCGGAGAGGCCCTGCTCCAGTCGAGCGCAGAGTTTGGCGATCGATCCGGGCTGGCCATGGGCGGAGAGCGCGGAGAGCCAGGAGCTGCGATCGTCTCCGACTGGGCCGCTCGGGATCGGAGCCGGTTGAGTGGGGACGCGATCGGTGAAGCCGGTCAGGCCCTGACGGACGAACAGGCATCAGCCTTTCTCGCCGGCTCTGACCATGTGCCCGGTACGGAGGTTGGGATTCACCATCTGCTCGTTGTCGACGACGACGACCCCGTGCGTAACGCCTGCTGCGAGATCGCGCGCCAGATGGGATTCACCGTGCACAGCGCAGAGAGTGTGCCTGCGGCAAGGGCGGTGCTCAAGTTTCAGCCTATCGACCTGTTGCTCCTCGACCTCAAGCTGCCTGGGGGAGGAGGTCTCCTCTTACTGGAAGAGATCAGGGCGATCCATCCGGAGACGGTGGTGGTGGTGATGACGGCCTTCGCGACGGTCTCGTCGGCGGTCGAGGCGATGCGCATCGGGGCGGCGGACTACCTCACCAAGCCCTTCGCTCTGACCGAGCTGCGCAACACGCTACTGCGCGCGGCGAAGCGGCGGCAGTATGACATCGAGAGCAGGCTGCTGCGGGAGAGACTGCGCTCGCAGAAGGGCGACGGTCACATCATCGGGAACAGCCCGGAGATGGAGAAGCTCTATCGGATACTTTCGAAGGTCGCGTTCTCGAACCACCCGGTACTGATCCTGGGCGAGAGCGGGACGGGCAAGGAGATGGTGGCGCGGACGATCCACTTCAACGGACCCAACGCGCGCAAGCCGTTTGTTCCCGTGGACTGCGGATCGCTTGTGCCGACGCTGATCGAAAGCGAGCTCTTCGGCCACGTCAAAGGAGCGTTCACCGGCGCCAACCGTTCGAAAGAGGGTCTGCTGGCCTCAGCCGAGGGCGGGACGGTATTCCTCGACGAGATCGGCGAGCTTCCGCTTGACCTTCAGGCGAAGCTGCTGCGGGCGCTGCAGGAGAAGGAGGTGCGGCCGGTGGGGTCGAACCATGCGGTGCCAATATCGGCGCGGGTGTTGGCGGCGACCAATCGTGATCTTCTGGCGATGGTCGAGCAGGGGCAGTTCCGCAAGGACCTCTACTTCCGTTTGAACGTGGTGAACTTAAAGATTCCTCCGCTGCGCCAGCGCAAGGAGGACATCCCGGTGCTGGCCGAGCACTTTCTTGAGCGAAAGCGGAAAGAGACGGGGCGCTCGCTGATTCTCTCGGACGAAGCGCTGCGCTGGATGATTGAGTTTCCCTGGCCAGGAAATGTGCGTGAACTAGAACATGCGATCGAGCGTGCCTGTGCGCTCTCCTCGGGGCCGGTGCTGCATATCGGCGACCTGCCGACCCAGTTGCAGGACTTCCAGATGCACGCACGGCAGAGCCTCATCGAGCAGCGGGAGCGGCAGGCGCAAGCCCAGACCGCTGCAGCGCCTACGCTGGAGCAGTCGCATGGCGGTTACCTGGGACCGGCGGCAAACGATACCTCTCTGATCCGCATGGAGAATGGGGAGAGGATTGTCTCGATCGCGGAGCTTGAGAAGCAGGCGATCTTGAATACGATCCGGCAACTGCATGGCGACAAGCTGATGGCAGCGAAGTTGTTGCAGATTGGCAAGACGACGCTCTATCGGAAGCTGAAGGAGTACGGAATCGCCGAGGGGGCTGAGGGGATGCACTAA